The proteins below come from a single Saccharophagus degradans 2-40 genomic window:
- a CDS encoding glutathione S-transferase N-terminal domain-containing protein, with product MGVVTKRSSMTYFSDPRDHYSHRVRIVLAEKGVSVDLVDVNPSNIPADLSEVNPYNSLPTLVDRELTLFETRVMMEYLDERFPHPPLLPVYPVARAESRQFIYRIENDWCPLVNKLMSGSKDAAAAAKDLKESLTTIAPIFADKPFFMSDEFSLVDCCLAPILWRLNYMGVKLPRTRQTMPLFDYMERIFARESFQESLTELERDMGLEQP from the coding sequence ATGGGAGTTGTAACCAAACGCTCATCTATGACTTATTTTTCTGATCCACGCGATCATTACAGTCACAGAGTAAGAATAGTACTTGCAGAAAAGGGCGTATCGGTAGACTTAGTCGATGTTAATCCAAGCAATATTCCTGCAGATCTTAGTGAGGTTAATCCGTATAACTCACTGCCAACTTTGGTAGATCGCGAGTTAACATTATTTGAAACACGCGTAATGATGGAATACTTGGATGAGCGTTTTCCGCATCCGCCGCTATTACCTGTGTACCCTGTTGCACGTGCTGAAAGCCGTCAATTTATTTATCGTATAGAAAACGACTGGTGTCCATTAGTTAACAAATTAATGAGCGGTTCCAAAGATGCTGCGGCTGCTGCGAAAGACTTAAAAGAAAGTCTAACCACTATTGCTCCAATTTTTGCCGACAAGCCGTTTTTTATGAGCGATGAGTTTTCGTTGGTAGATTGCTGTTTGGCTCCCATCCTGTGGCGTTTGAACTACATGGGTGTGAAGCTTCCTCGAACTCGTCAAACCATGCCTTTGTTTGATTACATGGAGCGAATTTTTGCCCGTGAATCATTCCAAGAAAGTTTGACTGAATTAGAGCGCGATATGGGTTTAGAGCAGCCTTAA
- a CDS encoding cytochrome b N-terminal domain-containing protein — protein MTNWLAGLWGWIDERLPVQRAWDTHMGKYYAPKNFNFWYFFGVLSLLVLVNQLLTGIWLTMNYVPSAEEAFASVEYIMRDVPYGDTLRYLHSTGASAFFIVVYLHMFRGLMYGSYRAPRELVWIFGMFIYVALMAEAFLGYVLPWGQMSYWGAQVIVNLFGAIPYVGEDLVQWIRGDYLISGATLNRFFALHVVAIPIVLLALVVLHILALHEVGSNNPDGVEIKKNKDENGIPLDGIPFHPYYTVHDLVGITVFLFAFCGVVFFAPEMGGMFLEHANFEQANGLKTPEHIAPVWYFTPFYAVLRAVTFDLGGVFTSKLLGFVAMAAAIVVLFFLPWLDKAKSKSVRYKGMLPKVMLIKFAACFVILGVLGLKSPTVERTLLAQISTLFYFAFFFSMPTWTSAGRKSFFGIVICIAFAIWTAYVSAVTLISSMHAAEGSGHGVNLFAYIYGFAVAAFIAAIPWLAARDAETPVPERVQMKGLNPVLVWGGLILFLALAFVPLKAIGAEGGACGTAACEHFEADVSDKESLQRGAQVFMNFCMGCHSANYSRYERVADDLGIPHQLMLDNLVFSDQKIGSLMKISMTPEKSKQWFGATPPDLSLVTRARSSEWVYNFLINFYKDDSRPTGVNNKVFANVGMPHVLMELQGLAECAPGPKLDSHGKVVRDHLGDTKNAPCGSLVVGSEKGTLNDEEYKSTVYDLVNFLTYVAEPGAEKRKKTGIFVFLFLGVLLVFTWLLNREYWKDVH, from the coding sequence ATGACTAATTGGCTTGCTGGTTTATGGGGTTGGATAGACGAACGTCTACCCGTGCAGCGTGCATGGGATACCCACATGGGCAAATACTATGCCCCTAAGAATTTTAACTTTTGGTACTTCTTTGGTGTGCTTTCTCTTTTAGTGCTGGTTAACCAGTTGCTAACGGGTATTTGGCTCACTATGAATTACGTTCCTTCTGCCGAAGAGGCGTTTGCCTCTGTAGAATACATCATGCGCGATGTGCCCTACGGCGATACCCTACGCTATTTGCACTCCACTGGTGCCTCTGCGTTCTTTATTGTCGTATACCTGCATATGTTCCGCGGTTTGATGTACGGCTCTTACCGCGCGCCACGCGAGTTGGTGTGGATTTTCGGTATGTTTATCTACGTTGCACTTATGGCCGAAGCCTTCTTGGGTTACGTTCTACCTTGGGGGCAAATGTCTTACTGGGGTGCACAGGTAATTGTTAACCTGTTTGGTGCTATACCATACGTAGGTGAAGACCTAGTGCAATGGATTCGCGGCGACTACCTCATATCTGGTGCAACCTTAAACCGCTTCTTCGCCTTACACGTTGTGGCTATCCCCATTGTGTTGCTTGCATTGGTTGTATTGCATATTTTGGCGTTGCACGAAGTGGGTTCTAACAACCCAGACGGCGTAGAAATTAAGAAAAACAAAGATGAAAACGGTATTCCGCTAGACGGCATTCCTTTCCATCCTTACTACACCGTGCACGATTTGGTGGGTATAACTGTCTTCTTGTTTGCATTCTGTGGTGTTGTGTTCTTCGCGCCAGAAATGGGCGGTATGTTCTTAGAGCACGCAAACTTCGAGCAGGCGAACGGCCTTAAAACTCCTGAGCACATTGCTCCGGTTTGGTACTTCACACCATTCTATGCGGTACTGCGTGCAGTAACGTTCGATTTGGGTGGCGTGTTTACCTCTAAGCTGCTTGGCTTTGTTGCAATGGCCGCTGCCATTGTGGTGCTTTTCTTCCTGCCTTGGTTGGATAAAGCAAAATCGAAGTCTGTGCGTTACAAAGGTATGTTGCCAAAAGTAATGCTAATTAAGTTTGCAGCATGCTTCGTAATTTTGGGTGTGTTAGGTCTTAAGTCACCTACTGTAGAACGTACTTTGCTCGCGCAAATTAGCACTCTGTTCTATTTTGCATTCTTCTTCAGTATGCCTACTTGGACCAGTGCTGGCAGAAAGAGCTTCTTTGGTATTGTTATTTGTATAGCGTTCGCCATATGGACAGCTTACGTTTCTGCGGTAACCTTAATAAGCTCTATGCATGCGGCAGAAGGTTCTGGGCACGGTGTAAACTTGTTTGCATACATCTACGGCTTTGCAGTAGCGGCGTTTATTGCAGCTATTCCATGGTTGGCGGCTCGAGATGCAGAAACACCAGTACCTGAACGCGTTCAAATGAAAGGCCTAAACCCAGTGTTGGTTTGGGGTGGTTTGATTCTGTTCTTGGCACTTGCTTTTGTTCCATTAAAAGCAATTGGTGCCGAAGGCGGTGCTTGTGGCACTGCAGCGTGTGAGCACTTTGAAGCGGATGTTTCCGATAAAGAGTCATTGCAGCGCGGCGCTCAAGTATTTATGAACTTCTGCATGGGCTGTCACTCTGCCAACTACTCTCGCTACGAGCGTGTTGCAGATGACTTAGGCATCCCGCATCAATTAATGCTAGATAACTTAGTTTTTTCTGATCAAAAGATAGGTTCATTAATGAAAATATCGATGACCCCAGAAAAATCTAAGCAGTGGTTTGGTGCTACGCCTCCCGATTTATCGCTAGTTACACGTGCTCGTTCCTCTGAGTGGGTGTACAACTTCTTAATCAACTTTTACAAAGACGATTCACGTCCAACAGGCGTTAACAACAAAGTTTTCGCTAACGTGGGTATGCCTCATGTGTTGATGGAGTTGCAGGGCTTGGCCGAGTGCGCGCCAGGGCCAAAACTAGATAGCCATGGCAAAGTAGTACGCGACCATTTGGGTGATACCAAAAACGCCCCTTGCGGTTCGTTGGTTGTAGGTAGTGAAAAGGGCACGTTGAATGATGAGGAATACAAATCTACTGTTTACGATTTGGTTAACTTCCTTACTTATGTTGCCGAGCCTGGCGCAGAAAAGCGCAAGAAAACTGGTATATTTGTATTTTTATTCTTAGGCGTATTGTTGGTGTTCACTTGGTTACTAAACCGTGAATACTGGAAAGACGTACACTAA
- the petA gene encoding ubiquinol-cytochrome c reductase iron-sulfur subunit has translation MSNDGVNEGRRRVLTALTSVVGAAGVVGAAVPFVGSWNPSAKAKAAGAPVEVNISKLEPGQMVTIEWRGKPVYVVRRTQEALDNLAKGEGKLRDPGSEKSEQPEYTKNPVRSIKEEYLVLLGLCTHLGCAPTYRPEVGAEDLGGSEWMGGFFCRCHGSKFDLAGRVLQGVPAPVNLTVPPYKYISDDVIVVGLDQEA, from the coding sequence ATGAGTAATGACGGTGTAAATGAAGGGCGTCGCCGCGTTTTAACCGCGTTAACGTCTGTTGTCGGTGCTGCCGGCGTAGTTGGTGCTGCCGTACCATTCGTAGGGTCTTGGAACCCAAGTGCCAAAGCGAAAGCTGCTGGCGCTCCTGTCGAAGTCAATATTTCTAAGCTTGAGCCTGGTCAGATGGTGACCATCGAGTGGCGCGGTAAGCCCGTTTATGTGGTTCGTCGTACCCAAGAAGCACTCGATAACTTAGCGAAAGGTGAAGGTAAATTACGTGATCCTGGTTCTGAGAAATCAGAGCAGCCGGAATACACCAAAAACCCTGTTCGCTCTATCAAAGAAGAATACCTTGTGTTGTTAGGCTTATGCACACACCTTGGTTGTGCGCCTACCTACCGCCCAGAGGTTGGTGCGGAAGACCTAGGTGGTTCTGAGTGGATGGGTGGCTTCTTCTGTCGTTGTCACGGTTCCAAATTCGATTTAGCTGGTCGCGTATTGCAAGGCGTACCTGCCCCTGTGAACCTGACCGTTCCCCCATATAAGTATATTAGCGACGACGTTATTGTTGTCGGCTTAGATCAGGAGGCGTAA
- the rpsI gene encoding 30S ribosomal protein S9 — protein sequence MAAEQYYGTGRRKTSTARVFLTLGGGKITVNGKTLDEYFGREVARMIVRQPIELTDNVEKFDINVTVKGGGSFGQAGAIRHGLTRALMAYDEAMRPTLRAAGYVTRDAREVERKKVGLRKARKKPQFSKR from the coding sequence ATGGCAGCTGAACAATATTACGGTACGGGTCGTCGTAAAACCTCTACTGCTCGCGTATTTTTAACTCTTGGCGGCGGTAAAATTACCGTTAACGGAAAAACTCTAGACGAGTATTTCGGACGTGAAGTAGCACGTATGATCGTGCGTCAGCCAATCGAGTTAACTGACAATGTTGAAAAATTCGACATTAACGTAACAGTTAAAGGCGGTGGTAGCTTTGGTCAAGCGGGCGCAATTCGCCACGGTTTGACTCGCGCTCTTATGGCATATGATGAAGCAATGCGTCCTACCTTACGCGCAGCGGGTTATGTGACTCGTGATGCTCGTGAAGTTGAGCGTAAGAAAGTTGGCTTGCGTAAAGCACGTAAGAAGCCACAGTTCTCCAAGCGTTAA
- the rplM gene encoding 50S ribosomal protein L13, with amino-acid sequence MKTISAKPETVKRDWYIIDADGKTLGRMAAEIAHRLRGKHKPEFTPHVDTGDYIVVINAEKVRVTGRKATDKMYYSHTGFIGGIKSISFEKLIDKAPERTIQNAVKGMLPRGPLGRAMFKKLKVYGGSEHPHTAQQPQELNI; translated from the coding sequence ATGAAGACTATTAGTGCCAAACCTGAAACAGTAAAACGCGACTGGTACATCATCGATGCTGACGGTAAAACGCTCGGCCGCATGGCAGCAGAAATTGCTCATCGCCTGCGCGGCAAGCATAAGCCAGAGTTTACTCCACACGTAGACACTGGTGATTACATTGTTGTAATCAATGCAGAAAAAGTGCGTGTTACTGGTCGTAAAGCAACCGACAAGATGTACTACAGCCACACCGGTTTTATCGGTGGAATTAAGTCCATTAGCTTTGAAAAGCTTATTGATAAGGCGCCCGAGCGCACTATCCAGAACGCGGTTAAAGGCATGTTGCCCCGCGGTCCATTGGGTCGTGCAATGTTTAAAAAGTTGAAGGTTTACGGTGGAAGTGAGCATCCTCACACTGCCCAGCAACCTCAAGAACTTAATATATAA
- the zapE gene encoding cell division protein ZapE encodes MDLHDSPLVRYEKDLLQPGFSRDPAQAMAVEHLQSFYERLLAAHNKVEPRSLVASVKSLFVKPKNEPVKGLYMWGGVGRGKTYLMDVFYDALPFEQKMRTHFHRFMRRVHAELTKNKGKQDPLKLVADTIASEAKVICFDEFFVVDITDAMILGNLLQELFARGVSLVATSNIEPDGLYKDGLQRVRFLPAIEQLKKYVEVVNVDGGVDYRLRALEQAALYYTPLSDSADEQMSACFERLVPDPLSVRRDVHIEVGGRKIRAKCAADDVAWFDFDAICDGPRSQNDYIDLACEHHAVLVSGVPELGARNDDKARRFIYLVDEFYDRNVKLILSAELPIEKLYGAGRLEFEFQRTVSRVLEMQSHEYLSRAHKA; translated from the coding sequence ATGGATTTACACGATAGTCCCCTAGTTAGATACGAAAAAGATTTACTGCAGCCCGGTTTTAGTCGCGACCCAGCGCAGGCGATGGCTGTTGAGCATCTTCAATCCTTTTACGAGCGATTATTGGCCGCCCATAACAAGGTTGAGCCTCGTTCTTTGGTTGCATCGGTAAAATCCTTATTTGTTAAACCAAAAAATGAGCCGGTTAAGGGCCTTTATATGTGGGGCGGTGTAGGGCGCGGTAAAACCTACCTTATGGATGTGTTTTACGATGCGTTGCCATTCGAGCAAAAAATGCGCACCCACTTTCATAGATTTATGCGACGCGTACATGCAGAGCTAACCAAAAACAAAGGCAAGCAAGACCCGCTAAAGCTGGTGGCAGACACTATTGCCAGTGAAGCGAAGGTTATCTGCTTTGATGAGTTCTTTGTGGTCGATATTACCGATGCAATGATATTGGGGAATTTGCTGCAGGAGCTGTTTGCTCGCGGAGTGTCGCTGGTGGCTACATCTAATATAGAGCCAGACGGCTTGTATAAAGATGGCTTGCAGCGGGTGCGCTTTTTGCCGGCAATTGAGCAGCTAAAGAAGTATGTGGAAGTTGTTAATGTTGATGGGGGGGTAGATTACCGCTTGCGCGCCTTAGAGCAGGCTGCACTTTACTATACGCCGCTTAGCGACAGCGCGGATGAGCAGATGAGCGCTTGTTTTGAACGCTTAGTGCCCGACCCCTTATCGGTACGGCGCGATGTGCACATTGAGGTTGGTGGTCGCAAAATTAGAGCGAAATGCGCGGCAGACGATGTGGCGTGGTTTGACTTCGATGCTATTTGCGATGGGCCGCGCTCGCAAAACGATTATATCGACCTGGCGTGTGAGCATCACGCGGTACTTGTGTCTGGTGTGCCGGAGTTGGGCGCGCGCAACGACGATAAGGCTCGCCGCTTTATTTACTTGGTAGATGAGTTCTACGACAGGAATGTGAAATTAATACTCTCTGCCGAACTGCCAATAGAGAAGCTTTACGGTGCAGGGCGCCTGGAGTTTGAATTTCAGCGCACTGTAAGCAGGGTGTTAGAGATGCAAAGCCATGAATACCTATCGCGAGCGCATAAGGCTTAA
- a CDS encoding YhcB family protein, with protein sequence MFTPETLIMVGAIVLCIGGLIGAVISRKFIPPEHQKELETNLQAAREDLKQYQQDVAQHFEETSRLVHNLTQSYKEVHEHLAKGAIHLTNSDISRQMLEAGDGNIGVEAGALLAETTVLPPRDWAPKTPGQKGTLSEEFGLLDEAEAENAEKPKEEKEIN encoded by the coding sequence GTGTTCACACCCGAAACCTTAATTATGGTTGGTGCTATTGTTTTATGTATTGGCGGCTTAATAGGCGCTGTTATCAGCCGCAAATTTATTCCACCAGAGCACCAAAAAGAACTGGAGACAAACCTTCAGGCGGCACGTGAAGACTTAAAGCAATATCAACAGGATGTAGCGCAACACTTTGAAGAAACTTCTCGCTTGGTACACAACCTCACTCAAAGTTACAAAGAGGTTCACGAACATTTAGCTAAAGGCGCTATTCACCTAACCAACTCAGATATTAGCCGCCAAATGCTTGAAGCTGGCGATGGCAATATTGGTGTTGAGGCTGGCGCACTGTTAGCCGAAACCACTGTACTGCCGCCACGCGACTGGGCACCAAAAACCCCAGGGCAAAAAGGCACATTAAGTGAAGAGTTTGGCTTGCTTGATGAAGCCGAAGCAGAAAACGCAGAAAAACCTAAAGAGGAAAAAGAAATAAACTGA